ATTAGTgcttcaatttttcattcaatagatggaatagaaaatggaaattttgatCTTTTGCTTCCTTTTGGCTTTCCTTAGAAACGTGAAGCAAGGAAAGCCACACGCATTTTGAGACCGACCGTCCCGCTCAGTGCCTTTTAATCCATGCTTAACACCAAAATCAGGAATCTCAGCTTGAAGCCGTCTGTCGAAAAGGTCGACAAAGTACCAGAAAGAACCTTTATCATTGAAGATAAACGAAGATGAGACATTCCTTTTTAGAGAAAAATATGACCTAAGGAAGACAGCTTAGGATGGCACAATGGCTTAGCTGCCACCATCAGCAGTGGTAGGTCATGCCTCGAGGGTGTGAGATCCAAACCCCACTCGCTATGATATTATCCGCTTTAAGTTAGAGcatgcatgtttttgtttttctaggCTTCGCCCAAAAAAGGTCCCATTATAAATTAAGACAATTGATATTCCATATACGACACTTTACCTCACCATACCAAGGTGATGTGAAATTCAGTCCTTTCCTGCCTTCATGCCATCCTAGAATCGGAGCCACACATCATCCAAGCCCTCTCCGGTGCCCATGATCACTCCCGCCATTGTAGGACCGGGTCATTAGAGAGGGTACGACATGGCTCGTGATCGTGATCAGACCGGGAGGCTTTTGGTTGGGTCGTGCACACCTGCATTTTCTCTTGGAATCTTAATTCCTCACCAATAATGGAAAAAGGGCAGGGGCCACAAGCACAGTACATTTCCACGGATGGGGTTCTGGTTTTGGGAGACCGAACGATGCCCATATCCCTCGCCACCAAGTAGTGAAAAGTACTCGATCTCTCGCGGCCGCGATTAGTGGGACTTTGTCCGATTTCATCATTTAATCATGGGTCGGGGCCTTCGCGATTGTATAGACTTTGTAATGTCACAGTGATCTTATAAGGACAATGGCCCCAACGACAAGGAAAGGTTACTCGGACAGACCGAATCCCATCTTTCGCCAATCTTTCGGCTGAAAATTGCGTCAAGGTTTAGGAATCAAGATCTGTGATGAGGAATCGTGTAAAAATGGGCTAAGGGAAATGAAGTGATTAATGATCTACGAGCCATATTGTATGGATATTGCGGGTTCCAGTGTACAGTCCCGAGATAAGCATAGCAGCTGGAAAAACTGGAGATTGAGAGGAGCCATTTGAACAATGTGAACAAGGACGAGAGATTTGGCGACTTTATAGCCATGCCTTTTGGTGCTACTCGCTCTTTGTCAATCTCCTTCATTTCTCCAAATAAAGTGAAGAAGTTGTTAGGCTCATTCCATGTTGCATCACTTAtataaaatgggaaaattatcaacaacaaaaaaatcataaacatattatgtTTTTACCGATtcaaacaataattttttaaattttatcaattgaattctaaactttttcatattttgtcaattgagtgcATCCAATCGGTTGAAATAAATGTTAGCCATCTTAGCCGTCTTACATGGCCGTCTTACATGGCCCGGACGATACTAACCAACATgacaatttttgataatttatttattcttttctcttttctttttcttttttccctttcccttcttcctcctctagctgaTTCCCAGGTCTTGACTATGGCTGATAACCAGCCAAAGACAAGGGCCGACAGAGTCAACTTGCTAGAccagccactagtgaggctcgcCTTCACTGTCGCTAGGTGAGGTTGAGGCTCGCTAGGGgcgggcaaggctcgccctcgcccgctGGTCAAGGGGGGATGAGCTTTGGTAGAGGCAGGCCAAGTCGACCTCGCTGGCCCTCGCCTCAACAACTggctagaggaggaaaaaaaaaatgagagaaaagaataaaataaattcgaAAAACTATTATAATATTagtaaaaattgtcaatgtcaacTAACATCTACCGcatacaaaatgaaaaaaaaaatcccttaaatcaatataatataaagttacaaaacaacaaaatcaatataaaatctCAAAGCACATCGACCGCTCAGAcaaattttattccaaactacGATTACCcttataaaaatcaaagatcTTGATAAGATGGAATTGTATAGTATTTCTTTTTAAGTCTAGGTAAGGTAGCATCCTAGTTTAAAAAAgacaaacaaggaaaaaaaaaaggaacttctACTTTGGAGGCGAAGAATTATAAGGGGGAAAGGTGGGGTTAGGTAGTGAATTATTGAGACGAGAATAGCTGCAAAAGCAAGGGGGACATTGGCTGCGTGAATGGACGTCCTGCATTGATGTGGATCACAGCTTATACATGTGCTCTCCACAAGTGTAGATCTCAACTTTAACCCTTAGGCTAGGGTTTCTCTCGGGCGCCATTGTACGTACAAATTGAAGTCGACTATACTAATGAATGcaagatattttttttggacCAAGCAGTTGCATGAAGTAACCCCGAATTGTCCCGCTGCAGCACATGTCGGTCTTTCTCATGCGAGTTCTAGATCCCGAGTTTATTGAGGTGGCCTTTCGAAATCATAGACCGGTATGCCGCAACGATATAATTGCTTAGCATATGGGTGCACAATGGAAGATTGCGACTTTCGAAAAGCTTTCCTTGCCATCGTACTAAGAGTTGTTGATAGCAAAAATGGATAGCTATATGCTTGAGGTACATAACTTAATGCTCTAGAAGTGTCAACTGCCTTCTGGTCTTTTaggttaataattttttcaatttggctaGACTCATTCCCTCATTTCGATTGTAAGATCCATCGCGAtccacaaaaaaatattatttatatcgaAAATTTCGCATAAAGCTGATTGGCCTTGTAAATCAAGTAGAGATGGGATCGTTGTGATTTTCTTGATTGTACAAATTATGACAACGTTGATCCATGGGGGCATTAAACACATGCAGACTTGCCGCCTATAAAACCTGCCCAACCACCACCTTTGCACCAATCTAAATTCGAAGAAATCTGTCTTCTCACCAGCataccttctttctctctctctccaatgtCTCGTTCGGCACTCGCGCTCTTCGCTCTCCTCGCGCTCCTCCCCGCCGCGGCCCGCTGCTCCGCCGCCCCGCGCGGCGGCAACGCGGCGCCCCACGACGGGGAACTCGTCCGCGCGTCCTGCTCCCACGCGCGCTACCCGGACCTCTGCCTCCGCACGCTCAACTCCTACGCGGGGCCCACCGACAACCCGCGGGACGTGGCCCGGGCGGCCCTCAAGATCAGCCTCGCCCGCGCCCGCCGCGCCTCCAGCTACCTCAGCGGCCGGGCCTCCGGCCTCAGGTCCAAGCGGGAGCGCGGGGCGCTCGCGGACTGCCTCGAGCAGCTGTCGGACTCGGTGGACGAGCTGCGGCAGTCGGTGGCGGAGCTGAAGCGGCTGCGGGGCGGGGAGGAGCTGCGCTGGCAGCTCAGCAACGCCGAGACGTGGGTCAGCGCGGCGCTGACGAACGAGGACACGTGCCTCGACGGGTTCCAGGAGGCGGACGGGACGGTGAAGGACGACGTGCGGGGCAAGATCACGGACGTGGCCAGGGTCACGAGCAACGCGCTGTACCTCATCAACCGGCTCGACGAGATCACGAGCCGCCGCCGAAGCGGCAGGAAGAGGAGGCCGGCGAGGAGGGGCGGGTTCGTGACGGTCGGCGACGACGGACGGCTCTGACCTCGCTGGATCGTGGAATGTGTCGTGGCAGATTACTAGTCTCGTGGGTCCATCAAAACCTCCTTTCTCTCTGTCTCCTCCCCCCCCCTTTCCCCTTGAAGTTATAAATGTGTGATCGAGTTTGAATTTTGGACCGACGGCATATGTGGATTTGTAGATACACAGATATATGTGTCCGTGTTCACGTTTGTGGGCATGGTATATGGTGTTGATTTTCATTTCTTCGAAGTAGTTTTGCATGAGAAGTTATTAGACCTATAGAGTGACTTGCGGTGTGTTTATGGAGTTGTCTGTAGACTATATACGCGTGGTACATCTTAAAATATACATAAGTCACATGCTTCCGTTGGCCTTTTGGCTTGTGTTCGTGTATTTCTTGTAAGGACTTCTTCCttcattttgagtttttgtaCTTTCTTTCTTGATCTAGCCGATCAGACTCTTACAAGCTCCAACTACAACTATTTAAAGATCAAGTAGgtcaaggaatttttttttcccaacaatcaagaaaaaggaacagAGCATTTTTCTATAGGTCATCCATAATCTGTAGCGCACCGGAGGACATTAAGGCACGGCGCACCAAGACCCGACGAAAGGAGAGGCAGTCAGGCACGGATCTAGATTAGAGTCGAGCTCATGTGTAACCCTACATTTGGGGACGGAAAGGAGTCCGATCTTTTGAGGGCTTAGGATTAGGACATCCTATGTCTCTGAACCTAGATGTTTTAGAAGGAAAACACACGCGCGCCCGTGCATAGTATCGGAGAATTCCTGTTCATCTAGCGCCTAGGAAAACGATTTCCTTACGAGGGACCTATTGAAAGCAGTATCAGTTGAGCAGCAGCCTCGGATCACATGTCATATTGGTGAAAATCGGCCGCGGTTGTGTTGCTGATCATGAAATTTAGTTGCCACCTAACACATTGACAAAAGAGGTAAAAAAAGGTCATGGCCGACGAGTCATTATCTAGGAACATGCATTCACTAACCACTCCTGACTTCCAGTTTGAAAAACGTTTTTCCAGAGCGAGAGTGCTGTCCTCTCGTGCGCTCCAATAAGCCAGCCAGCGCAAGCTAACTTTGGGGTCTTTGTATGGTCGTGAAAGAGACGGGAGCTAACAGATACTCACTCTCCAGAGGTAAAAGACGAAGCGATAGGGAATTAGGGGACGGCTATTGTATTTATTGTTTCGAGGGGTTTGGTCGtgggagatttttcttttattgaagaagaaggagaggcggaTGGCGGCCCATTGATGGCGTGATTGAAGTTGTGGCGTCGGAATTCAAATGGATACGTACAGCTACAGAGAGGCGTACGTTGTGAGAGGCGCATCTTGTAGGAGATCAGAGGATGGGAATTGTGTCGCCTGGACTAGaacgaggccaagcctcgcccgggCAAACACCtaacctcgctagatctagtaAGGGTAAACTTGCCGACACTCGTCCTTGCCCCAGTGAGAGCCACCCTCACTCAGGGGAGGTCAGCCATCATCGACTAacagaggaaagaggagaaaaaaataaaagaattattaaaaatgtccacATCAGTATTTATTATACTTCGGTCAAGATTAAccagaaaaattaaattgattctaattcaaaatatttaagaataaatttgcATTAATAAAA
This genomic stretch from Eucalyptus grandis isolate ANBG69807.140 chromosome 3, ASM1654582v1, whole genome shotgun sequence harbors:
- the LOC104438005 gene encoding pectinesterase inhibitor 3; amino-acid sequence: MSRSALALFALLALLPAAARCSAAPRGGNAAPHDGELVRASCSHARYPDLCLRTLNSYAGPTDNPRDVARAALKISLARARRASSYLSGRASGLRSKRERGALADCLEQLSDSVDELRQSVAELKRLRGGEELRWQLSNAETWVSAALTNEDTCLDGFQEADGTVKDDVRGKITDVARVTSNALYLINRLDEITSRRRSGRKRRPARRGGFVTVGDDGRL